The proteins below are encoded in one region of Thioalkalivibrio sp. K90mix:
- a CDS encoding DNA polymerase III subunit chi, with translation MTHVSFYLLQDPAPEARLRFTCRLAKKASGQGHRVHIHTGSPELTRTLDEWLWTFEDTTFLPHSTDVRNTDVPVSLHEAHAPSDRCDVLINLAADVPEYCGRFERVADIVGGEESEREAGRARYRYFKERGYPLKHHNI, from the coding sequence ATGACCCACGTCAGCTTCTACCTGCTGCAGGACCCGGCCCCGGAGGCGCGGCTGCGCTTCACCTGCCGCCTGGCGAAAAAGGCCAGCGGCCAGGGGCATCGCGTGCACATCCACACCGGCTCGCCGGAGCTGACCCGCACCCTGGACGAGTGGCTGTGGACCTTCGAGGACACTACCTTCCTGCCGCACAGCACCGACGTGCGCAACACCGACGTGCCGGTCTCCCTGCACGAGGCCCATGCCCCTTCGGATCGCTGCGACGTGCTGATCAATCTGGCGGCCGACGTGCCGGAATACTGCGGCCGCTTCGAGCGCGTCGCCGACATCGTCGGCGGCGAGGAGTCGGAGCGCGAGGCCGGCCGCGCCCGCTACCGCTACTTCAAGGAACGCGGCTACCCACTGAAGCACCACAACATCTGA
- a CDS encoding nodulation protein NfeD, producing the protein MKRGGMRVWRTAIWLAFLLLGAGWLAVSTLAETGQRHALVLTVEDAIGPATGDYIRRGIERAEADDAEVMVLMLDTPGGLDSSMRSIIRNILQSDVPVVTYVHPSGARAASAGTYILYGSHVAAMTPATNLGSATPVQMGGGGLPGMDPPEEEAEEAADEANDNGNGGNGAENGENGDNGNGNDNGEVEPATEDELLEDDPPSPRRGGDAMERKVLEDAVSYIRGLAERYDRNAEWAEETVREGSNLTATAALEQNVIDFVANNLDDLLTQIDGHTVRMHDGERTLSTEGLEIVRMDPDWRTQLLSVITNPNIAYILMLLGIYGIIFELANPGAIYPGVIGSIALILAFFALQVMPVNYAGLALMLLGMIFMIAEAFVPSFGALGIGGIVAFTVGSIILWDDPQLNVAIPLVIGTAIAIGILSVWVLGRLFSLRGKKPATGYEEMIGMIGEAREDFDHSGRVWVHSEQWNAESSAPVREGQKVRVTAIDGLKLQVEPVTEEDTPDTASAG; encoded by the coding sequence ATGAAGCGAGGCGGCATGCGCGTCTGGCGAACCGCAATCTGGCTGGCGTTCCTGCTGCTGGGGGCCGGCTGGCTGGCGGTGTCCACACTGGCGGAAACCGGACAACGGCACGCCCTGGTGCTGACCGTAGAGGATGCCATTGGGCCGGCTACTGGAGATTACATTCGCCGCGGTATCGAGCGTGCGGAGGCCGACGATGCGGAGGTGATGGTGCTGATGCTGGATACGCCCGGCGGGCTCGATTCCAGCATGCGCAGCATTATCCGCAACATCCTGCAGTCGGATGTGCCGGTCGTCACCTATGTCCACCCGTCGGGCGCACGCGCCGCCAGTGCCGGCACCTACATTCTTTATGGCTCGCACGTCGCGGCCATGACGCCAGCCACCAATCTGGGCTCTGCCACCCCCGTGCAGATGGGCGGGGGCGGTCTGCCGGGTATGGATCCGCCGGAAGAGGAGGCAGAAGAGGCTGCCGACGAGGCCAATGACAACGGCAACGGTGGGAACGGCGCCGAGAACGGGGAGAACGGCGACAACGGTAATGGCAATGATAACGGCGAGGTCGAGCCGGCCACCGAGGACGAGCTGCTGGAGGACGATCCGCCCTCGCCCCGTCGCGGGGGCGATGCAATGGAGCGCAAGGTGCTGGAAGATGCGGTGTCCTACATCCGCGGCCTGGCCGAGCGCTACGACCGCAACGCCGAGTGGGCCGAGGAGACCGTGCGCGAGGGCTCCAACCTGACCGCGACTGCCGCGCTGGAACAGAACGTGATCGACTTCGTCGCGAACAACCTCGACGACCTGCTGACACAGATCGACGGCCACACTGTGCGCATGCACGATGGCGAGCGCACACTGTCCACCGAGGGGCTGGAGATCGTGCGCATGGACCCGGACTGGCGCACCCAGTTGCTGTCAGTGATCACCAACCCGAACATTGCCTATATCCTGATGCTGCTCGGGATCTACGGCATCATCTTCGAGCTGGCCAACCCGGGTGCGATCTATCCCGGGGTGATCGGCTCGATCGCGCTGATCCTGGCGTTCTTCGCGCTGCAGGTGATGCCGGTGAACTACGCGGGCCTGGCGCTGATGCTGCTGGGCATGATCTTCATGATTGCAGAGGCCTTCGTACCCAGTTTCGGGGCGCTGGGCATAGGAGGAATCGTGGCCTTTACCGTTGGCTCCATCATCTTGTGGGACGACCCGCAGCTGAATGTGGCGATCCCGCTGGTGATCGGCACCGCCATTGCCATTGGCATCCTGTCGGTGTGGGTGCTGGGCCGGCTGTTCAGTCTGCGTGGCAAGAAGCCCGCCACCGGCTATGAAGAGATGATCGGCATGATCGGCGAGGCGCGCGAGGACTTCGACCACAGTGGCCGGGTATGGGTCCACAGCGAGCAATGGAACGCGGAGAGCTCCGCACCGGTCCGCGAAGGGCAGAAAGTGCGCGTAACGGCCATCGACGGCCTGAAGCTGCAGGTCGAACCCGTGACCGAAGAAGACACCCCGGATACCGCCTCGGCCGGCTGA
- the mobB gene encoding molybdopterin-guanine dinucleotide biosynthesis protein B, which yields MTPHPFNLPRIGFAAWSGSGKTTLLKAVIPALRARGQRPAVIKHAHHAFDVDTPGKDSYELRHAGADQMLVASCRRYALMVETPETDDGRVPDLDMLCSRLDPERADLILVEGFKQADLPKIEVHRPAVGKPPLYPEIPGVIAVATDAAELDFDGPLLPVNDPDAVARFIIDYCNLNP from the coding sequence ATGACGCCACACCCGTTCAATCTGCCGCGCATCGGCTTTGCCGCCTGGAGCGGCAGCGGCAAGACGACCCTGCTCAAGGCGGTAATCCCCGCCCTGCGCGCCCGTGGCCAGCGCCCGGCCGTGATCAAGCATGCCCATCACGCCTTCGACGTAGACACCCCCGGCAAGGACAGTTACGAGCTGCGCCATGCCGGCGCGGACCAGATGCTGGTCGCCTCCTGCCGGCGCTACGCCCTGATGGTGGAGACCCCGGAGACCGACGATGGCCGCGTACCGGACCTGGACATGCTCTGCTCGCGCCTGGACCCGGAGCGCGCGGACCTGATCCTGGTCGAGGGCTTCAAGCAGGCCGACCTGCCGAAGATCGAGGTCCACCGCCCAGCCGTCGGCAAGCCCCCGCTGTACCCGGAGATCCCCGGCGTGATCGCGGTCGCGACCGATGCCGCCGAGCTGGACTTTGACGGCCCCCTGCTGCCGGTCAACGACCCCGATGCGGTCGCGCGCTTCATCATCGACTATTGCAACCTGAACCCCTGA
- a CDS encoding GDSL-type esterase/lipase family protein, with the protein MIVSSRRIFLAGGLAGLLALLAGCGGSGPGDLEPLPRSATVLAFGDSVTHGTGASRGEDFPARLSEITGWQVVNEGVPGDRADTARTRLGRSLREHDPDLVIIGLGGNDFLRQRAASAVKEDLRALIHEVREHGAQPLLLGVPSASAFAAATGRLRDDGLYGELAREEGVPLIGAVLSDVLSSRDLRADRIHPNAAGYQQMAEQIADGLEELGLWLAP; encoded by the coding sequence ATGATCGTTTCTTCGCGGCGGATATTTCTCGCGGGCGGTCTGGCGGGGCTGCTGGCCCTGCTCGCCGGTTGTGGCGGCAGCGGCCCCGGTGACCTGGAGCCGCTGCCTCGCTCGGCGACCGTGCTGGCGTTCGGGGACAGCGTGACCCACGGCACCGGCGCCTCGCGCGGGGAGGATTTTCCGGCGCGGCTGTCCGAGATCACGGGCTGGCAGGTGGTGAACGAGGGCGTGCCGGGCGATCGCGCCGATACGGCGCGTACTCGGCTGGGTCGCAGCCTGCGCGAGCATGATCCGGATCTCGTGATCATCGGTCTGGGCGGTAATGACTTTCTGCGTCAGCGCGCCGCCTCGGCGGTCAAGGAAGACCTGCGGGCCCTGATCCACGAGGTGCGCGAGCATGGCGCCCAGCCCCTGTTGCTTGGCGTGCCGTCGGCCTCGGCCTTTGCGGCCGCGACGGGGCGCCTGCGCGACGACGGCCTCTATGGCGAGCTGGCGCGCGAAGAGGGTGTCCCGCTGATCGGCGCAGTGCTCTCGGATGTCCTGTCGAGCCGCGATCTGCGCGCCGACCGCATCCATCCGAATGCGGCCGGCTATCAGCAAATGGCGGAACAAATCGCCGACGGGCTGGAGGAGCTCGGCCTGTGGCTTGCCCCCTGA
- the glp gene encoding gephyrin-like molybdotransferase Glp translates to MSVPSCDEFDPNALTLEQARAAILQACDALTESETVPLESALGRTLAEPVAARIDVPPAAVSAMDGYALRADDAVAGRELMLAGTSAAGHPWDGRVEPGQCVRILTGAVVPDGADVVIMQEQVERVGAAGIRLNNGGLAPGHNIRGPGSDTASGTALFDKGQVIGAAEIGVLASQGIAELRVLRKPRVAFFSTGDELVPLGEPLGPGQIHDSNRHTLRALLAAYPVEALDYGVIRDTEAAVREALERAGQEADLIITTGGVSVGDADHVTRVLQASGQVGFWKIAIKPGRPLAFGRFGNAHFLGLPGNPVAVMTTFALLVRPALQALSGRDTTPPQTISARLVEDLHKTPGRKDFQRAVLATDDRGWTVRSAGGQSSHQLRAMSEANAYIVLPRESDGARVGEWVEVLPFREIF, encoded by the coding sequence ATGTCCGTGCCCAGCTGCGATGAGTTCGACCCCAACGCCCTGACCCTGGAACAGGCACGCGCGGCCATCCTGCAGGCCTGCGATGCACTGACCGAATCCGAGACCGTACCGCTGGAATCCGCGCTGGGGCGTACCCTGGCCGAGCCGGTCGCCGCCCGCATCGACGTCCCGCCGGCCGCCGTCTCCGCGATGGATGGCTATGCCCTGCGCGCCGACGATGCCGTCGCGGGCCGCGAGCTAATGCTGGCCGGGACCTCGGCCGCCGGGCATCCCTGGGATGGCCGCGTGGAACCGGGCCAGTGTGTGCGCATCCTGACCGGTGCCGTGGTCCCGGACGGCGCCGATGTCGTAATCATGCAAGAACAGGTCGAGCGCGTCGGCGCGGCCGGGATCCGCCTGAACAACGGCGGCCTGGCGCCCGGGCACAACATCCGCGGCCCGGGCAGCGACACCGCCAGCGGTACCGCTCTGTTCGACAAGGGGCAGGTCATTGGCGCCGCCGAGATCGGCGTACTGGCCAGCCAGGGGATCGCCGAACTGCGAGTGCTGCGCAAGCCGCGGGTCGCATTCTTCTCCACCGGCGACGAGCTGGTACCGCTGGGCGAGCCGCTGGGCCCGGGCCAGATCCACGACTCCAACCGCCACACGCTGCGCGCGCTGCTCGCCGCCTATCCGGTCGAGGCACTCGACTACGGCGTGATCCGCGATACCGAGGCCGCGGTGCGCGAGGCGCTGGAGCGCGCCGGACAGGAGGCGGACCTGATCATCACCACCGGCGGGGTCTCGGTGGGCGATGCCGACCACGTGACCCGCGTGCTGCAGGCCTCGGGCCAGGTCGGCTTCTGGAAGATCGCGATCAAGCCCGGCCGTCCGCTGGCCTTTGGCCGTTTCGGCAATGCCCACTTCCTGGGTCTGCCGGGCAACCCGGTCGCGGTGATGACCACCTTCGCCCTGCTGGTACGCCCCGCCCTGCAGGCCCTGTCCGGACGCGACACCACACCGCCGCAGACCATCAGCGCGCGTCTGGTGGAGGACCTGCACAAGACCCCCGGGCGCAAGGACTTCCAGCGGGCAGTGCTCGCCACCGACGATCGTGGATGGACCGTGCGCTCGGCCGGTGGCCAGAGTTCGCATCAGCTGCGCGCAATGAGCGAGGCCAATGCCTACATCGTGCTGCCACGCGAATCCGACGGGGCGCGCGTGGGTGAATGGGTGGAGGTGCTCCCGTTCCGGGAGATTTTCTGA
- the mobA gene encoding molybdenum cofactor guanylyltransferase MobA, translated as MHPPLGLVLAGGQGRRMGGRNKGWVEYRGRPLVEQVIERLAPQVDSIVISANTDIDRYRALGFPCLPDTRPDYPGPLAGIAAAWAHYPGHTLLSVPVDAPHLPLDLSERLGQALDTGDAPAAIAHDGERLQPLFALLRPDLAARLETDLAHGPLAVGRWFRDIGATVVDFSDQPGAFANLNTPEDLVG; from the coding sequence ATGCATCCGCCGCTTGGCCTGGTTCTGGCCGGCGGACAGGGTCGGCGCATGGGCGGGCGCAACAAGGGCTGGGTGGAGTATCGGGGCCGCCCGCTGGTGGAACAGGTGATCGAACGTCTCGCGCCGCAAGTGGACTCCATCGTGATCAGCGCCAACACCGATATCGACCGTTATCGCGCGCTAGGGTTTCCCTGTCTGCCGGATACCCGTCCGGACTACCCGGGACCGCTGGCCGGGATCGCCGCGGCATGGGCGCACTACCCCGGACACACCCTGCTCAGTGTCCCGGTGGATGCCCCGCACCTGCCGCTCGACCTGTCCGAACGACTGGGTCAGGCGCTGGACACCGGTGACGCCCCGGCCGCGATCGCCCACGACGGCGAACGGCTGCAACCGCTATTCGCCCTGCTCAGACCCGACCTGGCCGCGCGCCTGGAGACGGATCTCGCACATGGCCCACTCGCAGTTGGCCGCTGGTTTCGCGATATCGGCGCCACGGTGGTCGACTTCTCCGACCAGCCCGGCGCCTTCGCCAACCTGAATACGCCCGAGGACCTGGTCGGCTGA
- a CDS encoding DUF938 domain-containing protein has product MSRHKPYAPAAEENRDPILSVLRERFAAPGRVLEVGAGTGQHAAYFAGALPHLDWLPSDVAENLPGVEAWRADAALPNLRAPVALDVVADPWPEGPFDYVYSANTVHIMHWPAVEVFFAGVGRVLAPGGIFALYGPFAHDGTHTASSNARFDAMLRQQDPGMGVRDRADLDALAGQHSLGRAEVVEMPVNNQVLIWHKA; this is encoded by the coding sequence ATGTCCCGACACAAGCCGTACGCCCCAGCCGCGGAGGAGAACCGCGACCCCATCCTGTCCGTGTTGCGCGAGCGTTTTGCCGCACCGGGGCGTGTGCTGGAGGTCGGGGCGGGAACAGGGCAGCACGCGGCGTACTTCGCCGGCGCCCTGCCACACCTTGACTGGCTCCCGAGCGATGTCGCGGAGAATCTCCCGGGGGTGGAGGCCTGGCGCGCGGACGCGGCGCTGCCGAATCTGCGGGCGCCCGTGGCGCTGGACGTGGTGGCCGACCCCTGGCCCGAGGGGCCTTTCGACTACGTTTACAGCGCGAATACCGTGCACATCATGCACTGGCCGGCGGTCGAGGTCTTTTTTGCTGGCGTGGGGCGGGTGCTGGCGCCGGGCGGCATTTTTGCGCTGTACGGCCCGTTCGCGCATGACGGCACGCACACGGCGTCGTCCAATGCCCGTTTCGACGCGATGCTGCGTCAGCAGGACCCGGGCATGGGCGTGCGCGACCGCGCCGATCTGGACGCGCTGGCCGGGCAGCATAGTCTCGGCCGGGCCGAGGTCGTGGAGATGCCGGTCAACAACCAGGTGCTGATCTGGCACAAGGCCTGA
- the lptF gene encoding LPS export ABC transporter permease LptF has protein sequence MILRRAERFIARELWLTQAAVSVVLLLVIIGGVLARVLRDVAEGRLPVDFLPGMVAFGAFKGIVFLWPVALFLAFMLVFGRMQRDSEMTALQASGMSFAALYRALFWVAAPAAILLLVLMTMVVPRTEAQIDQLRDLAEQRSDLVGIAPGRFLRSRVGDQVFFAERMSADREALLEVFIYREVDGEAQITVAERAVPDPGAEGSGFLLLENGYRYVGEPGTASFRMLEFERLRTQITEPDPGTRRASLNAQPTPALWAQRDDPEARAELEWRLAMPLSILVLALLALPLAQVPPRTGRYARIPAAIGVYVLYANFLILGQGQLADGRTPLALGLWWAHGLMLVLWVVLAWHKGLLRLRPATPRLQDGGGAS, from the coding sequence GTGATCCTGCGGCGCGCCGAGCGCTTCATCGCCCGCGAGCTGTGGCTGACCCAGGCCGCGGTGAGCGTGGTGTTGCTGCTGGTCATTATCGGCGGTGTGCTGGCGCGGGTGCTGCGCGACGTCGCCGAGGGCAGACTGCCGGTCGACTTCCTCCCCGGCATGGTCGCGTTCGGGGCGTTCAAGGGCATCGTCTTTCTCTGGCCGGTGGCGCTGTTTCTGGCGTTCATGCTGGTGTTCGGGCGCATGCAGCGTGACAGCGAGATGACCGCGTTGCAGGCCAGCGGGATGTCGTTCGCCGCGCTGTACCGTGCACTGTTCTGGGTCGCCGCCCCGGCCGCGATCCTGCTGCTGGTGCTGATGACCATGGTCGTGCCCCGTACCGAGGCGCAGATTGACCAGCTGCGCGACCTGGCCGAACAGCGCTCCGACCTGGTGGGGATCGCCCCGGGGCGGTTCCTGCGTTCTCGCGTGGGCGATCAGGTCTTTTTCGCCGAGCGCATGAGCGCGGATCGCGAGGCCCTGCTGGAGGTCTTTATCTACCGCGAGGTGGACGGCGAGGCGCAGATCACCGTGGCCGAGCGTGCGGTGCCCGATCCCGGCGCCGAGGGCAGCGGGTTCCTGCTGCTGGAGAACGGCTACCGCTACGTCGGCGAGCCCGGTACCGCGAGTTTTCGCATGCTGGAGTTTGAACGCCTGCGTACCCAGATCACCGAGCCCGACCCCGGTACGCGCCGCGCCAGTCTGAATGCGCAGCCGACCCCCGCGCTGTGGGCGCAGCGCGACGATCCCGAGGCGCGCGCCGAGCTGGAATGGCGTCTGGCCATGCCGCTTTCAATCCTGGTGCTGGCGTTGCTCGCGCTGCCGCTGGCGCAGGTGCCGCCACGCACTGGACGCTATGCACGCATCCCGGCCGCGATCGGTGTGTACGTGCTGTATGCGAACTTTCTGATCCTCGGGCAGGGACAGCTGGCCGACGGACGCACGCCGCTGGCCCTCGGGCTGTGGTGGGCCCATGGCCTGATGCTGGTGCTGTGGGTCGTGCTGGCCTGGCACAAGGGCCTGTTGCGACTGCGCCCGGCTACGCCCCGGTTGCAGGACGGTGGAGGGGCCTCATGA
- a CDS encoding leucyl aminopeptidase, whose protein sequence is MQFSVTTSTLDKPRAGIRAAGINHKRKPAAGATALDAARDGEITALLKAGEMDGEAGSRLLLPGSGSKGSALLIGLGAKKDFDARAARKAAQTLASALVERPATSAAIAVADFQPRGKDIAWVVHTLVAAISDAAYRFTPFKGKEKTTPVKLDKIQLCVERKDAESAKNACTEAAAIATGVNRAKDLGNTPPNVCYPESLAETAREMAKQHKTLKATVLDEKDLEKLGAGAILAVGKGSERPPRLIAMEYSGGKKGDAPVVLVGKGITFDTGGISLKPGAEMDEMKYDMCGAASVFGVIEACCELGLPINVVGVVTSAENMPDGRATRPGDIVTTLSGQTVEILNTDAEGRLVLADALTWVERYKPKAVIDIATLTGACIVALGHQGAAVLGNNERLAKALLAAGEETGDRGWQLPLWPEYQEQLKSNFADMANIGGRPAGTITAACFLSRYTEDYTWAHVDIAGVAWKSGKEKGATGRPVPMLMRYLLDQA, encoded by the coding sequence ATGCAATTCTCCGTCACCACCTCGACCCTCGACAAACCCCGCGCCGGCATCCGCGCCGCCGGGATTAATCACAAGCGCAAGCCGGCCGCGGGTGCCACGGCGCTGGATGCCGCGCGCGACGGCGAGATCACCGCCCTGCTGAAGGCCGGCGAGATGGATGGCGAGGCCGGCAGCCGGCTGCTGCTCCCCGGCAGTGGAAGCAAGGGTAGCGCACTCCTGATCGGCCTGGGCGCGAAAAAGGACTTCGACGCCCGCGCCGCGCGCAAGGCGGCGCAAACCCTGGCGAGCGCGCTGGTCGAACGCCCGGCCACCAGCGCGGCGATCGCGGTCGCGGACTTCCAGCCGCGCGGCAAGGACATCGCCTGGGTGGTGCACACCCTGGTCGCGGCGATCTCGGACGCCGCCTACCGCTTCACCCCGTTCAAGGGCAAGGAGAAGACGACCCCGGTGAAGCTGGACAAGATCCAGCTATGCGTGGAACGCAAGGATGCCGAGTCCGCCAAGAACGCCTGCACCGAGGCCGCGGCCATCGCCACCGGCGTAAACCGCGCGAAGGACCTGGGCAACACCCCGCCGAATGTCTGCTACCCGGAGAGTCTGGCCGAGACCGCACGCGAGATGGCCAAGCAGCACAAGACACTGAAGGCCACAGTGCTGGACGAGAAGGACCTGGAGAAGCTCGGGGCCGGGGCCATCCTGGCGGTAGGCAAGGGTTCCGAGCGCCCGCCGCGCTTGATCGCGATGGAGTACTCCGGCGGCAAGAAGGGCGACGCCCCGGTGGTGCTGGTCGGCAAGGGCATCACCTTCGACACCGGCGGCATCTCGCTGAAGCCCGGTGCCGAGATGGACGAGATGAAGTACGACATGTGCGGCGCGGCCAGCGTGTTCGGGGTGATCGAGGCCTGCTGCGAGCTGGGGTTGCCGATCAACGTGGTCGGCGTGGTCACCAGTGCCGAGAACATGCCCGACGGCCGCGCGACGCGCCCCGGCGACATCGTCACCACCCTGTCCGGGCAGACGGTGGAGATCCTGAACACCGACGCCGAGGGCCGCCTGGTGCTGGCCGATGCACTGACCTGGGTGGAGCGCTACAAGCCGAAGGCGGTGATCGACATCGCCACCCTGACTGGCGCCTGCATCGTCGCGCTGGGCCACCAGGGCGCGGCCGTGCTCGGCAACAACGAGCGCCTGGCGAAGGCGCTGCTGGCCGCCGGTGAAGAGACCGGGGATCGCGGCTGGCAGCTCCCGCTGTGGCCGGAATACCAGGAGCAGTTGAAGAGCAATTTCGCCGACATGGCCAATATCGGCGGGCGCCCGGCCGGCACCATCACCGCCGCCTGCTTCCTGTCGCGCTATACCGAGGACTACACCTGGGCGCATGTCGACATCGCCGGCGTGGCCTGGAAAAGCGGCAAGGAGAAGGGCGCGACCGGCCGCCCAGTCCCGATGCTGATGCGCTACCTGCTCGACCAGGCCTGA
- the lptG gene encoding LPS export ABC transporter permease LptG, whose amino-acid sequence MTTVLGRYVIRQVLIGTTLAVVLLVALDAVFAMIDELRDTGAGNYGVTEAMLYVALTLPRRMYEMLPPAALVGGLLWLGNLAANSELTAMRAAGMTLGRFIVWVLQAGLVVVMVMLIIGEFFAPASETRAQALKASAFDEEISVGSMGLWARDGQRMIHAESVLAGNQLVGVRIIEFTGDREPSWITRAARARFVDGDWRLEDVERSLLSHDRVVAEHRAEETIDRLIAPEYFDVLVVEPSQMAALDLSRYIDYLRENQLDAAPYEVAFWQRFTLPASTFVMLLLAIPFLFGSQREGGAGQRLFIGIAIGVSFVIVMRAITHLGLVYNLPPLLAACLPVLLFLAIALFALRRMAVRT is encoded by the coding sequence ATGACTACCGTGCTGGGGCGCTATGTCATCCGCCAGGTGCTGATCGGCACCACACTGGCCGTTGTGCTGCTGGTCGCGCTGGATGCGGTGTTCGCGATGATCGACGAGCTGCGCGACACCGGGGCCGGCAACTACGGGGTCACCGAGGCCATGCTCTACGTGGCGCTGACCCTGCCGCGGCGGATGTACGAGATGCTGCCTCCGGCCGCTCTGGTCGGCGGGTTGTTGTGGCTGGGCAACCTCGCGGCCAACAGCGAGTTGACGGCGATGCGGGCGGCCGGCATGACGCTGGGTCGGTTTATCGTCTGGGTGCTGCAGGCGGGGCTGGTGGTGGTGATGGTGATGCTGATTATCGGCGAATTCTTTGCCCCGGCCTCGGAGACGCGCGCCCAGGCGCTGAAGGCCTCGGCCTTCGACGAGGAAATCAGTGTGGGCTCCATGGGGCTTTGGGCGCGCGATGGGCAGCGGATGATCCACGCCGAGTCGGTGCTGGCCGGGAATCAGCTCGTGGGTGTGCGCATCATCGAGTTCACCGGTGACCGCGAGCCGAGCTGGATTACCCGTGCGGCACGGGCCCGGTTTGTCGATGGTGACTGGCGCCTGGAAGACGTGGAGCGTTCGCTCCTGTCGCATGACCGCGTGGTCGCCGAGCATCGCGCGGAGGAGACGATCGACCGCCTGATCGCGCCCGAGTATTTCGACGTGCTGGTGGTCGAGCCGAGCCAGATGGCTGCGCTCGACCTGTCTCGCTACATCGACTACCTGCGCGAGAACCAGCTGGATGCGGCCCCGTACGAGGTCGCCTTCTGGCAGCGCTTCACCCTGCCGGCGAGCACCTTCGTGATGCTGCTGCTGGCGATCCCGTTTCTGTTCGGGTCGCAGCGCGAGGGCGGCGCCGGCCAGCGCCTGTTCATCGGGATCGCGATCGGGGTTTCGTTCGTGATCGTGATGCGGGCCATCACCCACCTGGGGCTGGTGTACAACCTGCCACCGTTGCTGGCGGCCTGCCTGCCGGTGCTGCTGTTCCTGGCCATCGCGCTGTTCGCGCTGCGACGCATGGCGGTGCGGACATGA
- a CDS encoding RDD family protein has translation MSQDPNNIEGLPAGLLRRFGAILYDALLLIAIWMVLGMIVVALGNLTGWYSTRAHFIANLFVGWAFFFWFWTRTGQTLGLQTWNIQLRTEHGQPVNAWQATLRYLVAAAQWLVVLMAIWAVREHGAVATVAVTAAAIFALGLSQFHPRRWMLHDWLSGTELVRIPGLAKPRWKKDKAA, from the coding sequence ATGAGCCAAGACCCGAATAACATTGAAGGCCTTCCCGCCGGCCTGCTGCGCCGCTTCGGCGCGATCCTCTACGACGCCCTGCTGCTGATCGCGATCTGGATGGTGCTGGGCATGATCGTGGTGGCGCTGGGCAACCTGACCGGCTGGTATTCCACCCGCGCGCATTTCATCGCCAATCTGTTCGTCGGCTGGGCCTTCTTTTTCTGGTTCTGGACGCGCACCGGGCAGACCCTGGGCCTGCAAACCTGGAACATCCAGCTGCGCACCGAGCATGGCCAGCCGGTCAACGCCTGGCAGGCCACGCTGCGCTATCTGGTCGCCGCCGCGCAGTGGCTGGTGGTGCTGATGGCGATCTGGGCGGTGCGCGAACACGGCGCCGTGGCGACCGTAGCGGTTACCGCCGCGGCAATCTTCGCGCTGGGGCTGTCGCAATTCCATCCGCGGCGCTGGATGCTGCACGACTGGCTGTCCGGTACCGAGCTGGTACGCATTCCGGGCCTGGCCAAGCCGCGCTGGAAAAAGGACAAGGCGGCCTGA
- a CDS encoding PilZ domain-containing protein: MQRRFQRIPLEFPATLIHANGECPVRVEDISLRGVLVEGSRIPAVELDALVTLDIPLSEEARITFEGRVRWQEGLWLGLEIEAMPLESATHLRRLVELNLGDEALLEREFAAMAESAPPRE, from the coding sequence ATGCAGCGACGGTTTCAACGTATCCCTCTGGAGTTTCCGGCCACCCTGATCCATGCGAACGGGGAGTGTCCCGTGCGTGTCGAGGATATCTCGCTGCGCGGTGTGCTGGTCGAGGGATCCCGGATTCCGGCGGTCGAGCTGGACGCCTTGGTGACGCTGGATATCCCGTTGTCCGAGGAGGCGCGCATCACCTTCGAGGGGCGCGTGCGCTGGCAGGAGGGTCTGTGGCTGGGGCTCGAGATCGAGGCGATGCCGCTGGAATCGGCGACGCACCTGCGCCGCCTGGTCGAGCTCAATCTGGGCGATGAGGCCTTGCTGGAGCGGGAGTTTGCCGCGATGGCCGAGTCCGCCCCGCCTCGCGAATAA